The DNA segment TTTTGGGGTTTGTGATGATCCCTATCTAGCTTCCTCATATTGGCTAGTAGTTGATTAGTCTTATGTTACACCGGCCATGACGTATGGGGCTGAGTTTTGGCCAGTTAAGAACTCAcgtatccagaagatgaaagtagcagaaatgaggatgttgaggtggatgtgcgcgCACACGAGGATTGATAAGATTAGGAAtcatgatattcgggagaaggtggatGTGgttcccattgatgacaagatgcgggaagcgagactcagatggtttgggcacgTACATAGGAGAAGCCCAAATGccccggtaaggaggtgtgagcggctggCTTTGgaaggcacgagaagaggtagagggcgacttaagaagtattggggagaggtgatcagacaggacataaGTGGCTTCAGATTTACGAGAAgaacatggcccttgataggaagctgtggaggtcgagtattagggttgtaagTTAGGAGTTAGTTTAGTCTATTTCTACTTTGTACCTATATGAGGCTAGTCTGATAGGATTTTTGTCTTAGACAACTAGTGGTTAATGTTGTGTTCTCATTACTCTTTCGTTTTTCATAATGCGGGGTCTATTTACCGGCTATTGCttttcatctattttctggtCTCTGTTGATGGTACTTGTATATTGTCTATTTtcgttttcttgagccgagggtctttcggaaacaacctctttattccCTTGGGGTAGGTGTAAGGTTTGCGTActcactaccctcctcagacccccaCTAGTGGgagtgagattttactgggtcgttgttgttgttgttattgttgatcAGTCTTATGCTAAGTATGTAACGATGTATCTTTCTTGAATCAGCATGTCAGAAAACTGGTGCTCTTTCTTTATTACTTCTGTTTCTATCAATTATAGTAACTTTCAGTTGGTAATAACTTTCTTCACTTGTAGCACTCACGTGGAACATTGAAGACCTAGTTCCACCAAGTGAAAGATACATTTTCAACTTTAATTCAAAGGATGAGCTCAAGAAATGGCATTTATACTCAGATTCAGAATATGGAGGTATCCAAACCTAATATACTTCCCTTGCATGTTAGTACCAGTACTTGGTAATAGCTGAGCAGAGCTTTTTTTGGGTATTATTCCAATCTGTTGAATTAGTGGAATTAGTTTTCCTGATTACTCTCCTTCAATTGTAGCTTTCATGGCCTTATGTTGCATAGGGTTTTTTCTCAGCTCTACAGAACatattgttcttttcttttctttttttgatgggTTACAGAACATATTGTTCCATTTTCTTGAATATCTTATTACGAAGCCTGTGTTGCTTGGTTTTACCCAATATGATAGTCTTTCATATCAGCATTTATCACGTGAGGCACTCATAATTTTATATTAGTTTTATTGTACATCAAAATGATTGTATTTAAGGAGAGTGCCTAAGAAATGGACCAGTTACAAAATCAAGCAATGACTACAGTCTCCAAGAATCAAGCTACCATATAGACACTGAGGAATTTCTTCCTTTGACCAAATGTTTACTGAAATTAAAAATTGAGTTAGTGACTAATAAATATCCTGATGATAATATGTCAGGTCTATCCTCAGCAGCTTTGGAGATTAAGGATACTGGAAATGGATCAACAAATGTTGGTAAATTATTTTAACCGCGCATAAtgtcttctttgtttcctttttgtTCTTCCTTTTTTGGTATTTGGTTATTTGTTTGGTCTAGTGAAACAATGTAGAGATAAAATGCTGTTGgagtttctttttcccttttaattgtTCATAATCACTTATAAAATCCTTAGGGTTTTTTTCTCTCACTTTATCTTTAGGTTACTTTTCTGCATGTGCTCTTTAAATGCCTTCAAAAGCTGTATAGTTCTTTGGTAGATTTTTTTTTCCTGAAAACATAACAGACAATTAGTTTTACAGTTCAAATAGGAGTTAATTTTTAGCAAAGAAATGTATGGGATAGGCGCATGTTACGAGTTCGAACCTTGTTGCAGACACAAGTctagtatttaagtggagaagggtagagggagGGACCCTCCCCCTCCGCCCAAGTTTCGAACCGTGTGCCTTTGGCCCTTGGAGATTATCAATTATCAAAGAAAAAAAGTATATTAGTTTAGTAGTTAGAGCATAGCATTTTATGTATTGGTTAGGCGCACGTCACGAGTTTGAACCTTGCCGTAGACAAAATCCTTTACATTTAAGTAGAGAACGGTAGAGGGCGGGCTCATTATCTATTGAGTTTGAAACTGTGCGCCTCTGGCCGTCAGAGATTTTTCGGTTATAAACAACAAAATATATATGTAAAGCTAGATATataataaaatggaaaaaaaattatttggacaGATAATTGAAAAAATATAATTGTGTGAAATATATGAAGTAAAAATCATGTCAACCAAGTTAAAAAGCATTTTAAATTTTTGATTAGATGTAAAGATGAGCTTTAGATTTCTTTAGTGATTATTGTTTTCattaaaatttctattttttttcctaAATGCTAAAAAAATCATTCTGAACATTTGTGTTAAATTTATATATTGAATTGCCAATTGTATTTGTTGTCTATTTATTGCACATTTGCACTGACAAAGCTCAAGAAGTGCATGTCACTGTTTTGATGCTTCTACTTATTAAGTGCCACCTAAGCGAGGATAAGTGTCCAACCTTAGTCTCCGCTAGCTTCAGGGCGTAAATGAGCCTTTAACAATATTGGTTCGAGATAGTGAGTGTAGTAAATTCTCACTAGATAGGAAAGGCAAATCAAACGGTTAATTACGGAGCCCTATAGTGGCATTTGTCTAAGTGCAAAAACTGCTAGTTGTATGCAATACTGCTCTCAAACCATCAACTTAAAAATTAATTGGACTCTATACCACAATAAAATGGTCACAACCATCTGAGccttgaaaaaaaaaactatctGAGCCTTTTTGATGAATGGAGGTGATGTTTAGCCAAAAGAGCGATGCAACTATTAGAGTTTTTACAATCTCAAGTTCCTCACAGGAAAGAATTATGGATGCATTGCCAGCTATGCTAAAGTTAAAGTAAGCAGATGAGCATTTTGAAGTTTCTGTCTTAGTAAGCTAAAGTCTAGAAACTTTATCTTAGATTTAATCAAGGTATTGAGACATAGTGACTTCTCTACATGTCTGAATTTCTTTTGGTTAATTTCTATGTCAAAACGTATATAATTTGATTGTGTACCACCACCTGGGGGACTTTAAACATTAAGCTTTAATTGCTCCTACGATACTGAAAGTATTTGATGCTTAGCTTGTTGGGATGACAATGTTGCATTTTGCGTTGCTGTCTTTTTATGCCAATTCATCTGCTTGGAAGAAGATTGGCTTAATTCTCTTGCTGAAATTGCTAGGGTGTGCAATGAACTAACTGATGGAAAATATTTAAAGCATGATATTTCTATTTCTACCTGTACTCGCAGAGCATGTCACGACCCAAGCCCAAGGCACGTATTGTCCGCTTTGGTCTTAGGCCCGTACGGATTTGTCTTTTCGGGCTACGCCACATCGAGCCCCAAAAGCGCGCGTACCGTGTGAACTTGTGTCATGCTTTAGAAAGCTCCACTTTCCTATCCCATTTCGATGTGGGATTCGCCTAGGGTGACATGTGCACTCCTTTTTTAAAAGCTTCCAACCTAGACCCGCCCTCCGTCATGGGAATCACATTCATCCCCCCCTCCTCCAGAACTCAACGTCCTCGCTGAGGTTTGCCCCACTATCGCACTGAAGGAGACTCGGCTCCTAAGTTGCGCACTCTTTGATTTTGGTGTCGTCCCCGTCACGATTACGAGACGGGGACGAGAACAGGAGTGGGATATGTTCCGGATTCGATCAACCGACTTTGGGCACTTTGACCGGAGTCTATTGACAAATTTGGgagaaaaattgagattttgatttctcaaaatcaaaaataaaacagatTTAGGAGAGTGAAAGAATAATGTCCATCTTGGAGAATGAAAGATTGAATTCTACAATATTCATGAAAGTTTTTCACATAATATCTCTCAAAATTTACAATATTTTTATAGCTCTATTTTTTATTAGCAGAATCCCCGCACCTGTATACATATCCGGATCTGCACCCTcgaatcttaaaatttagattttGCCGAATCCGATACTCGGATCCGTCCCCGTACCGGATACCCACACccgagtccgagcaacttagctcggctctgataccatatttgtcacgacccaagtccATGGCACGTATTGCTTGCTTCGGGACTAGGGCCGCACGGATTTGTCTCTTCGGGCTATGCCATATCGAGCCCCAAAAGCGCGCATACTATGTTAACTTGTGTCATGCCTTATAAAGCTCTTCACCTTCTTCCCCCATCCGAGGTGGGATTCGCCTAAGGTGACATGTGCAGCCCTTCTTCAGAAGCTTGCCAGCCTAGAAGTCTACTAGTCTTGCTCGACTTGCGCTCTTCAGCTCGCCCTCCGCAGAGCATACCAGTCCCAAGTCCCCGATAAGGAAAGAGCATTGTAATGAGTAGCAACCAATGTAAAAATAATCAAATTCCAAGGGTTCTTATAGCCTATCCAACTTTATGGTCGAGAAAAATTAATTGATTTATCTCATCTATATGCAGCTGTCACTATAATTGGAGTAGCATTGTCCGGGGTCTTAGGTGTGTATATGGAGAAAGCCATTGACCTCTGTGACTTCCGCTGAACCTACAATTCAGCTAAATCATTTCTTTTTTCTGCCACACCTATGTctcttcttcaaccttttttctATTGTAGTCAATTTTTTTGATAATAATTCTGAAATTATATCAAAAGATGTTACTATAATAGTGTTACTTTTCTTGAGGTTCACATTTCGAACATCGAATATATATAGGTTTTTGGTGTTTCTGGCAGGTGTTTTCTCCGGAAACCTCTCTTTGGATGTCATGGAAGGATCAAAGTGGAATATGACTCGAAGTGGCTTTTGTGGAATGCGATCTAAAAAGGTGAATGCTACTTAACCATCCAAATAAATGCTTTCTGAACTCCTGTTTTTGCTGTTTGATAATGAAAAGTAACAGATGCAAGATGAGATATTGAAGAAAGAGATGAGAAAACCCTAGAACACCGAGAGAATAGAGAGGGAGAATGAGAGGACTTTTCGGAAAACCAAACTGAGAAAATAAAAACTGTTTATATTTAcatcagaaaataaaaaatacatggGAACTGAAAAACAAAGTAGATAAATAATGGGTGGGTTCAGCATCTCGATCAACTTGAGCCATCTGCACATCTTGTACTTGGGTCGTCTCTAACAGTTAATCATACGTTATCTTTGTTTCCTTTGTGATTGTGATAGGTCTTCTAATCAAAAGTGCTTTGTTCACTTTAATTTGCTCAAATCAATAGATTGTGGTTGTCAGTCCCATGCGATGATATGTAGAAATGAAACCtttgttattttctttaattGGCTCTATCAAAAGAGCGATTAGTGTTTCTCATAGATCAGGCACTACCGGTGAAACTTCACAAAATCCCCTTGCCTTAATGCCATTAGTATAATTCACATATCATTTTGAATGTGCCTAGACAATATATAATATTactaaaagggcagcccggtgcactaagctcccgctatgcgcggggtccggggaagggccggaccacaagggtctatcgtcgcagccttaccctgcatttctgcaagaggttgtttccacggctcgaacccgtgacctcctggtcacatggcagcaactttacaaggctccccttcaaataatataatattacTAGATAGAGGAAATGGTCTGTTGTCTGTCAGTGGCTTCTCCATCTGATTTCTTTTTCCTGCAGTTTGATGGCTTCATTGATTTGGATGGATATGACACGATAGCTCTTAAACTTAAAGGAGATGGAAGATGTTATATTTCTACTGTAAGTTCTGTCTTGTCTGTAGTTGGTGATTTTTTAAGCACATCTATATTTTGATGCTTTCATGCTTGGGATGTCCATGTTTTCATTGAGCTGCTGGTATTCGTATGTAgggctgctcggtgggccgggcctgaaccggaccgggcccgcggtcctaacgggcctggtgggccggtcctgggtgggccggtcttggtgggcctcctgagcccgtcacgggctggtcttcatggttgagcccacgagcccgggaccggcaggcgggcctgggccggtcctggcgggcccaacggctatttttcaaaaaaaaaaaaaaaaaaatctccaacggccatatttaaaatctagccgtttgggctgaaaatatgaccgttttttaagttaaaaaaatggccatttggcccccaaactttatataattacacttttccccatttctcaactataaataccccctcattctttcatttttattcaccaattcatcaatatctctcaatatctctcttttccttctaatggtggtattagtaccttgttgtgctcattccattgggggaaggatgactaagaaagatatgtcattttttggtaataaaatttattgcttctacccatgagcttcttttcgcaatatttctttgtctatacttagaattatttataagctacaatatatacataatatacaatatatatactacaagaaaatatataagagaatatatatacataagatacaatataatatactacaagaaaatatattatgcgaaaatatatacataatatacaatatatatactacaagacaatatattatgcgaatatatatacataatatacaatatatatactaaaagaaaatatattatgcgaatatatatacataagatacaatatatatactacaagaaaatatataagagaatatatatacataagctacaatatatacataatatacaatatatatactacaagaaaatatatttataagctacaatatatacataagatacaatatatatactacaagaaaatatataagagaatatatatacataagatacaatataatatactacaagaaaatatattatgctacaatatatacataatatacaatatatatactacaagaaaatatattatgcgaatatatatacataagatacaatatatatactataagaaaatatataagagaatatatatacataagatacaatataatatactaaaagaaaatatattatgctacaatatatacataatatacaatatatatactacaagaaaatatattatgcgaacatatatacataagatacaatatatatactacaagaaaatatattatgcgaatatatatacataagatacaatacatatactaaaagaaaatatataagagaatatatatacataagatacaatataatatactacaagaaaatatattatgcatgacaatttagtgttttactattgttttgttattttctttttcgtcaagcactttaataattagatatacatatatactacatatatatttttaatatagccatgatactacaagaaattgtctttaaaaaaaaaaaaaaagcccgctaggcccgcgaagcccacgaacCCGGcacgttaagcacaggaccatgtgggcttaggcccgtcacgggccggttccacccattgagcccacaaagaccgggaccgccaggcccgggaccgccagagcccgggaccacgaagcccgggaccgcgaggcccggcccgttaggcccactaaggcccgggcccgggacaAAATACAGCATTATTCGTATGTGGATGAACTGTGGAATAATCTTATCTCACTCAAATCTAACTGCAGATATACACAGAGAATTGGGTCAATACTCCTGGACAAGATGAAGATAATTCATGGCAAGCATTCATTTTTGTGCCAAAAGAAAACTGGTATATTGCAAAAGTAAGTTCTTCATTTCTTTCATCCTTTTAGCTATATCTCATTGCAGAAGGTTAAATTAAAATACTTGTTCACTTTGTGGAAAGAGAATGACATATTGACATGTAGATTGCTTTATTGGCTGTGCAGATCCCACTTACTCGTTATGTACCTACTTGGAGAGGGAACATGATAAATGCAAAGTTGGAGATGAATCCAGCTCGAATTCTTGGCATGTCTCTATCTGTCAACGCAGAAGGTGGAGTTCCAGGTGCGAAGTCTGGGCCTGGTAATTTCCAAGTGGAAGTTGATTGGATCAAAGCCTTGCGGATGCAGTAAGCAAAAGTGGAACATCTTAAAGAATTATTAAAGTAGGCTGGGATGTTTGGGGCATCCACGCTCACCAGTTGAGCAAGATTGTGGAAATGCCATTCAGAGATGGAGAAGATACAGGTTCTTTTTCTATGTACCTCGGAGGAAAAGAGAGAATTGAGCTGAGGAAAGGAGTGAAACCTTAAGATGCAGTGACTACAGGCTCCACACACCCAATTCAAATTATCAGATTTTTCTCTTGTAATAAATGGGGCTCTTCAATTTTTCTCTAGGCTATCAACTAATATGTTTAATAATTATATCCTTGTCTGttacaaggtttggcaatcaAATATTTCAACAATGGGCTTGGAATCGGTTGTACTGTTACAAGATTTAATTTCAATTTACAATGTTAACTACCAAAGCAAATTCCTATTAGCATAACAATGATATCTACGATTCAAAATCATGTCAGCCTAAAGAGACATACCTTATGTCAAGATAGACACCAAATCTGTCAATTTCATAGCTAAATCAGCATGTCTTCTCAATACCATATGATTTTTATCAGAAAAAATGCACAGTTAAAAATGACGGCTGTGGGATTTGAACCCACGCCCTTTCGGACCAGAGCCTAAATCTGGCGCCTTAGACCACTCGGCCAAACCGTCATATGGTAAACTGGACTCCCTAAATATCTTCCATTCTGAGATAAAACCGAGAAACCTAATCAGTTCTGTTTATCGGATAAATTGGgtaaatatttatatttaacGGTTTGTCTTATC comes from the Nicotiana sylvestris chromosome 4, ASM39365v2, whole genome shotgun sequence genome and includes:
- the LOC104221241 gene encoding probable complex I intermediate-associated protein 30; amino-acid sequence: MSRFRSLLQASLNATRRALTWNIEDLVPPSERYIFNFNSKDELKKWHLYSDSEYGGLSSAALEIKDTGNGSTNVGVFSGNLSLDVMEGSKWNMTRSGFCGMRSKKFDGFIDLDGYDTIALKLKGDGRCYISTIYTENWVNTPGQDEDNSWQAFIFVPKENWYIAKIPLTRYVPTWRGNMINAKLEMNPARILGMSLSVNAEGGVPGAKSGPGNFQVEVDWIKALRMQ